The Spirosoma radiotolerans genome has a window encoding:
- a CDS encoding ribulokinase, whose product MNDSYVIGVDFGSDSVRALVVNAQTGETIGTHVHEYSRWKQGLYCDPARSQFRQHPLDYLEGLTETINGALAGVTDEIRKQVVGISIDTTGSTPGPVDETGLPLALRPDFSENPNGMFILWKDHTANAEAEELNNLAHHWDVDYTKYVGGIYSSEWFWAKILRTLRVDEAVRQHAFSWVEHCDWISAVLTGNTNPLTIRRSRCAAGHKALWHSEFDGLPSDEFLTRLDPLLSGLREHLFTDTYTSDLPIGNLSAEWAEKLGLSTDVVVGVGAFDAHMGAIGAEIEPYAFVRIIGTSTCDILMAPNEEIGHRLIRGICGQVDGSVAPGMLGLEAGQSAFGDLYAWFAGLITGPVRELLGTEAADTLSRQLIPHLSAQAAKLPVTPTDVIALDWINGRRTPDANHTLKAAISGLNLGTDAAKVFKALVEATAFGSRSIVDRFIEEGVPIKKVIAIGGVAKKSAFVMQTLADVLNKPIQVASADQACALGAAMCASVAAGVHPTMEAAQQAMGSGFDAEYHPRPEHVATYETLYQKYLALGAFVEGR is encoded by the coding sequence TGGTTGTCAACGCCCAAACCGGCGAAACAATTGGTACGCACGTACATGAATACTCCCGCTGGAAACAGGGTTTGTATTGTGATCCGGCCCGTTCTCAGTTTCGGCAGCACCCCCTCGATTACCTGGAAGGACTGACCGAAACGATTAATGGGGCTTTAGCGGGCGTTACCGACGAGATTCGAAAACAGGTGGTCGGCATATCGATCGACACAACCGGCTCAACACCTGGCCCGGTGGATGAAACCGGTTTGCCGTTAGCCCTTCGCCCCGATTTTTCCGAGAATCCAAATGGTATGTTCATTCTGTGGAAAGACCATACTGCCAACGCCGAAGCGGAAGAACTCAATAATCTGGCGCATCACTGGGATGTCGACTATACCAAATACGTAGGCGGCATTTATTCGTCGGAGTGGTTTTGGGCCAAAATTCTGCGTACGCTGCGGGTCGATGAAGCCGTTCGGCAACACGCTTTCTCGTGGGTTGAACACTGCGACTGGATATCGGCCGTACTCACAGGGAATACTAACCCGCTTACCATACGCAGGTCACGCTGCGCAGCTGGCCATAAGGCACTCTGGCATAGCGAGTTCGATGGCTTACCATCCGACGAATTTCTAACCAGACTCGACCCGCTACTCAGTGGGCTGCGGGAGCATTTATTTACGGATACATACACGTCGGATCTGCCAATAGGCAACCTCTCGGCTGAATGGGCGGAAAAACTGGGGCTTTCAACGGATGTCGTGGTGGGCGTGGGCGCCTTCGATGCGCACATGGGCGCCATTGGTGCCGAGATTGAACCTTATGCATTTGTGCGGATCATCGGCACGTCAACCTGTGACATTCTGATGGCGCCTAATGAAGAAATCGGGCACCGACTGATTCGGGGTATTTGTGGACAGGTCGATGGCTCGGTAGCACCGGGCATGCTGGGCCTGGAAGCAGGTCAATCGGCCTTCGGCGATTTGTACGCCTGGTTTGCCGGCCTGATTACGGGGCCCGTCCGCGAGTTGTTGGGTACCGAAGCAGCCGATACCCTGAGTCGTCAGCTTATTCCTCATCTATCGGCGCAGGCGGCTAAATTACCGGTTACGCCGACGGATGTTATTGCGCTGGACTGGATCAATGGTCGTCGGACACCCGACGCGAACCACACGCTTAAAGCAGCCATTTCGGGATTGAATCTGGGTACCGATGCGGCAAAGGTCTTCAAGGCTCTCGTGGAAGCGACTGCCTTCGGTTCGCGCAGCATCGTTGACCGGTTTATCGAGGAAGGTGTCCCAATCAAAAAAGTCATTGCGATTGGCGGAGTTGCCAAAAAATCGGCTTTCGTTATGCAAACCCTCGCCGATGTACTGAATAAGCCCATTCAGGTCGCTAGTGCCGACCAGGCCTGTGCGCTGGGCGCAGCCATGTGTGCATCCGTAGCGGCAGGTGTCCACCCAACGATGGAAGCGGCCCAACAGGCCATGGGTTCCGGCTTCGACGCCGAATACCATCCCCGGCCTGAACACGTTGCCACCTACGAAACACTTTATCAAAAATACCTGGCGCTGGGTGCGTTCGTAGAAGGGCGCTGA